Proteins encoded together in one Staphylococcus aureus window:
- the infB gene encoding translation initiation factor IF-2, with translation MSKQRIYEYAKELNLKSKEIIDELKSMNIEVSNHMQALEDDQIKALDKKFKKEQKNDNKQSTQNNHQKSNNQNQNKGQQKDNKKNQQQNNKGNKGNKKNNRNNKKNNKNNKPQNQPAAPKEIPSKVTYQEGITVGEFADKLNVESSEIIKKLFLLGIVANINQSLNQETIELIADDYGVEVEEEVVINEEDLSIYFEDEKDDPEAIERPAVVTIMGHVDHGKTTLLDSIRHTKVTAGEAGGITQHIGAYQIENDGKKITFLDTPGHAAFTTMRARGAQVTDITILVVAADDGVMPQTIEAINHAKEAEVPIIVAVNKIDKPTSNPDRVMQELTEYGLIPEDWGGETIFVPLSALSGDGIDDLLEMIGLVAEVQELKANPKNRAVGTVIEAELDKSRGPSASLLVQNGTLNVGDAIVVGNTYGRIRAMVNDLGQRIKTAGPSTPVEITGINDVPQAGDRFVVFSDEKQARRIGESRHEASIIQQRQESKNVSLDNLFEQMKQGEMKDLNVIIKGDVQGSVEALAASLMKIDVEGVNVRIIHTAVGAINESDVTLANASNGIIIGFNVRPDSGAKRAAEAENVDMRLHRVIYNVIEEIESAMKGLLDPEFEEQVIGQAEVRQTFKVSKVGTIAGCYVTEGKITRNAGVRIIRDGIVQYEGELDTLKRFKDDAKEVAKGYECGITIENYNDLKEGDVIEAFEMVEIKR, from the coding sequence ATGAGTAAACAAAGAATTTACGAATATGCGAAAGAATTAAATCTAAAGAGTAAAGAGATTATAGATGAGTTAAAAAGCATGAATATTGAGGTTTCAAATCATATGCAAGCTTTGGAAGATGACCAAATTAAAGCATTAGATAAAAAGTTCAAAAAAGAACAAAAGAACGACAATAAACAAAGCACTCAAAATAATCACCAAAAATCAAACAATCAAAACCAAAATAAAGGGCAACAAAAAGATAACAAAAAGAATCAACAACAAAATAATAAAGGCAACAAAGGCAATAAAAAGAATAATAGAAATAATAAGAAAAATAACAAGAATAATAAACCACAAAATCAACCAGCTGCTCCAAAAGAAATACCATCAAAAGTGACATATCAAGAAGGTATTACAGTAGGCGAATTTGCGGATAAATTAAATGTTGAATCATCAGAAATTATCAAAAAATTATTCTTACTTGGTATTGTTGCTAATATCAATCAATCATTAAATCAAGAAACAATCGAATTAATTGCCGATGATTATGGCGTTGAGGTTGAAGAAGAAGTTGTGATTAATGAAGAAGACTTATCAATCTATTTCGAAGACGAAAAAGATGATCCAGAGGCAATTGAGAGACCAGCAGTTGTAACAATTATGGGACATGTTGACCATGGTAAAACGACTTTATTAGATTCAATTCGTCATACAAAAGTTACAGCAGGTGAAGCAGGCGGAATCACTCAACATATTGGTGCATATCAAATTGAAAACGATGGCAAAAAAATCACTTTCTTAGATACACCGGGACATGCTGCATTTACAACGATGCGTGCGCGTGGTGCACAAGTAACAGATATTACTATTTTAGTAGTAGCAGCTGACGATGGTGTTATGCCACAAACAATTGAAGCAATTAACCATGCTAAAGAAGCAGAAGTACCAATTATTGTTGCAGTAAATAAAATTGATAAACCAACTTCAAATCCTGATCGAGTTATGCAAGAATTAACTGAATATGGTTTAATTCCTGAAGATTGGGGCGGCGAAACAATTTTCGTTCCACTTTCTGCATTAAGTGGTGATGGTATCGACGATTTATTAGAAATGATAGGATTAGTTGCAGAAGTTCAAGAACTTAAAGCAAATCCTAAAAACCGTGCTGTTGGTACAGTTATCGAAGCTGAATTAGATAAATCACGTGGTCCTTCTGCATCATTATTAGTACAAAACGGTACATTAAATGTTGGTGATGCGATTGTAGTTGGTAATACTTACGGCCGTATCCGTGCAATGGTTAATGACTTAGGTCAAAGAATCAAAACGGCTGGTCCATCAACGCCTGTTGAAATTACAGGTATTAATGATGTGCCACAAGCTGGGGATCGCTTTGTTGTATTTAGTGATGAAAAACAAGCTCGTCGTATTGGTGAATCAAGACACGAAGCTAGCATTATACAACAACGTCAAGAAAGTAAAAATGTTTCATTAGATAACCTGTTTGAACAAATGAAACAAGGTGAAATGAAAGATTTAAACGTTATTATTAAAGGTGATGTTCAAGGTTCTGTTGAAGCTTTAGCTGCATCATTAATGAAAATTGATGTTGAAGGCGTAAATGTTCGTATCATTCATACAGCGGTTGGTGCAATTAATGAGTCAGACGTGACACTTGCTAATGCCTCAAATGGTATTATCATTGGTTTCAATGTTCGTCCAGACAGTGGTGCAAAACGTGCTGCAGAAGCTGAAAATGTTGATATGCGTTTACACAGAGTTATTTATAATGTTATCGAAGAAATTGAATCAGCGATGAAAGGTTTACTTGATCCAGAATTTGAAGAACAAGTTATCGGACAAGCTGAAGTTCGTCAAACATTCAAAGTTTCTAAAGTTGGTACTATTGCTGGATGTTATGTTACTGAAGGTAAAATTACGCGAAATGCTGGTGTACGTATTATTCGTGATGGTATTGTTCAATATGAAGGCGAATTAGATACACTTAAACGTTTCAAAGATGATGCTAAGGAAGTTGCAAAAGGTTATGAATGTGGTATTACAATTGAAAACTACAATGACCTTAAAGAAGGCGATGTTATCGAAGCATTTGAAATGGTTGAAATTAAGCGTTAA
- the rbfA gene encoding 30S ribosome-binding factor RbfA encodes MSSMRAERVGEQMKKELMDIINNKVKDPRVGFITITDVVLTNDLSQAKVFLTVLGNDKEVENTFKALDKAKGFIKSELGSRMRLRIMPELMYEYDQSIEYGNKIERMIQDLHKQDR; translated from the coding sequence ATGAGCAGTATGAGAGCAGAGCGTGTTGGTGAACAAATGAAGAAGGAATTAATGGATATCATCAACAATAAAGTCAAAGATCCTCGAGTTGGTTTTATTACAATTACAGATGTTGTTTTAACAAATGATTTATCGCAGGCTAAAGTATTTTTAACTGTATTAGGTAACGATAAAGAAGTAGAAAATACATTTAAAGCACTTGATAAAGCAAAAGGCTTCATTAAGTCTGAATTAGGTTCTAGAATGCGATTACGTATTATGCCGGAATTAATGTATGAATATGATCAATCAATCGAATATGGTAATAAAATTGAACGAATGATTCAAGATTTACACAAACAAGATAGATAA
- the truB gene encoding tRNA pseudouridine(55) synthase TruB yields MYNGILPVYKERGLTSHDVVFKLRKILKTKKIGHTGTLDPEVAGVLPVCIGNATRVSDYVMDMGKAYEATVSIGRSTTTEDQTGDTLETKGVHSADFNKDDIDRLLESFKGIIEQIPPMYSSVKVNGKKLYEYARNNETVERPKRKVNIKDIGRISELDFKENECHFKIRVICGKGTYIRTLATDIGVKLGFPAHMSKLTRIESGGFVLKDSLTLEQIKELHEQDSLQNKLFPLEYGLKGLPSIKIKDSHIKKRILNGQKFNKNEFDNKIKDQIVFIDDDSEKVLAIYMVHPTKESEIKPKKVFN; encoded by the coding sequence ATGTATAATGGGATATTACCAGTATATAAAGAGCGCGGTTTAACAAGTCATGACGTTGTATTCAAATTGCGTAAAATATTAAAAACTAAAAAAATAGGTCACACGGGTACGCTTGATCCCGAAGTTGCAGGCGTGTTACCGGTATGTATAGGTAATGCAACGAGAGTTAGTGATTATGTTATGGATATGGGCAAAGCTTATGAAGCAACTGTATCGATAGGAAGAAGTACAACGACTGAAGATCAAACGGGTGATACATTGGAAACAAAAGGTGTACACTCAGCAGATTTTAATAAGGACGATATTGACCGATTGTTAGAAAGTTTTAAAGGTATCATTGAACAAATTCCGCCGATGTACTCATCCGTCAAAGTAAATGGTAAAAAATTATATGAATATGCGCGTAATAATGAAACAGTTGAAAGACCAAAGCGTAAAGTTAATATTAAAGACATTGGGCGTATATCTGAATTAGATTTTAAAGAAAATGAGTGTCATTTTAAAATACGCGTCATCTGTGGTAAAGGTACATATATTAGAACGCTAGCAACTGATATTGGTGTGAAATTAGGCTTTCCGGCACATATGTCGAAATTAACACGAATCGAGTCTGGTGGATTTGTGTTGAAAGATAGCCTTACATTAGAACAAATAAAAGAACTTCATGAGCAGGATTCATTGCAAAATAAATTGTTTCCTTTAGAATATGGATTAAAGGGTTTGCCAAGCATTAAAATTAAAGATTCGCACATAAAAAAACGTATTTTAAATGGGCAGAAATTTAATAAAAATGAATTTGATAACAAAATTAAAGACCAAATTGTATTTATTGATGATGATTCAGAAAAAGTATTAGCAATTTATATGGTACACCCTACAAAAGAATCAGAAATTAAACCTAAAAAAGTCTTTAATTAA
- the ribF gene encoding riboflavin biosynthesis protein RibF: protein MKVIEVTHPIQSKQYITEDVAMAFGFFDGMHKGHDKVFDILNEIAEARSLKKAVMTFDPHPSVVLNPKRKRTTYLTPLSDKIEKISQHDIDYCIVVNFSSRFANVSVEDFVENYIIKNNVKEVIAGFDFTFGKFGKGNMTVLQEYDAFNTTIVSKQEIENEKISTTSIRQDLINGELQKANDALGYIYSIKGTVVQGEKRGRTIGFPTANIQPSDDYLLPRKGVYAVSIEIGTENKLYRGVANIGVKPTFHDPNKAEVVIEVNIFDFEDNIYGERVTVNWHHFLRPEIKFDGIDPLVKQMNDDKSRAKYLLAVDFGDEVAYNI, encoded by the coding sequence ATGAAAGTCATAGAAGTGACACATCCTATACAATCTAAACAGTATATTACAGAGGATGTTGCAATGGCATTCGGATTTTTCGATGGCATGCATAAAGGTCATGACAAAGTCTTTGATATATTAAACGAAATAGCTGAGGCACGCAGTTTAAAAAAAGCGGTGATGACATTTGATCCGCATCCGTCTGTCGTGTTGAATCCTAAAAGAAAACGAACAACGTATTTAACGCCACTTTCAGATAAAATCGAAAAAATTAGCCAACATGATATTGATTATTGTATAGTGGTTAATTTTTCATCTAGGTTTGCTAATGTGAGCGTAGAAGATTTTGTTGAAAATTATATAATTAAAAATAATGTAAAAGAAGTCATTGCTGGTTTTGATTTTACTTTTGGTAAATTTGGAAAAGGTAATATGACTGTACTTCAAGAATATGATGCGTTTAATACGACAATTGTGAGTAAACAAGAAATTGAAAATGAAAAAATTTCTACAACTTCTATTCGTCAAGATTTAATCAATGGTGAGTTGCAAAAAGCGAATGATGCTTTAGGCTATATATATTCTATTAAAGGCACTGTAGTGCAAGGTGAAAAAAGGGGAAGAACTATTGGCTTCCCAACAGCTAACATTCAACCTAGTGATGATTATTTGTTACCTCGTAAAGGTGTTTATGCTGTTAGTATTGAAATCGGCACTGAAAATAAATTATATCGAGGGGTAGCTAACATAGGTGTAAAGCCAACATTTCATGATCCTAACAAAGCAGAAGTTGTCATCGAAGTGAATATCTTTGACTTTGAGGATAATATTTATGGTGAACGAGTGACCGTGAATTGGCATCATTTCTTACGTCCTGAGATTAAATTTGATGGTATCGACCCATTAGTTAAACAAATGAACGATGATAAATCGCGTGCTAAATATTTATTAGCAGTTGATTTTGGTGATGAAGTAGCTTATAATATCTAG
- the rpsO gene encoding 30S ribosomal protein S15: protein MAISQERKNEIIKEYRVHETDTGSPEVQIAVLTAEINAVNEHLRTHKKDHHSRRGLLKMVGRRRHLLNYLRSKDIQRYRELIKSLGIRR from the coding sequence ATGGCAATTTCACAAGAACGTAAAAACGAAATCATTAAAGAATACCGTGTACACGAAACTGATACTGGTTCACCAGAAGTACAAATCGCTGTACTTACTGCAGAAATCAACGCAGTAAACGAACACTTACGTACACACAAAAAAGACCACCATTCACGTCGTGGATTATTAAAAATGGTAGGTCGTCGTAGACATTTATTAAACTACTTACGTAGTAAAGATATTCAACGTTACCGTGAATTAATTAAATCACTTGGTATCCGTCGTTAA
- the pnp gene encoding polyribonucleotide nucleotidyltransferase: protein MSQEKKVFKTEWAGRSLTIETGQLAKQANGAVLVRYGDTVVLSTATASKEPRDGDFFPLTVNYEEKMYAAGKIPGGFKKREGRPGDDATLTARLIDRPIRPLFPKGYKHDVQIMNMVLSADPDCSPQMAAMIGSSMALSVSDIPFQGPIAGVNVGYIDGKYIINPTVEEKEVSRLDLEVAGHKDAVNMVEAGASEITEQEMLEAIFFGHEEIQRLVDFQQQIVDHIQPVKQEFIPAERDEALVERVKSLTEEKGLKETVLTFDKQQRDENLDNLKEEIVNEFIDEEDPENELLIKEVYAILNELVKEEVRRLIADEKIRPDGRKPDEIRPLDSEVGILPRTHGSGLFTRGQTQALSVLTLGALGDYQLIDGLGPEEEKRFMHHYNFPNFSVGETGPVRAPGRREIGHGALGERALKYIIPDTADFPYTIRIVSEVLESNGSSSQASICGSTLALMDAGVPIKAPVAGIAMGLVTREDSYTILTDIQGMEDALGDMDFKVAGTKEGITAIQMDIKIDGLTREIIEEALEQARRGRLEIMNHMLQTIDQPRTELSAYAPKVVTMTIKPDKIRDVIGPGGKKINEIIDETGVKLDIEQDGTIFIGAVDQAMINRAREIIEEITREAEVGQTYQATVKRIEKYGAFVGLFPGKDALLHISQISKNRIEKVEDVLKIGDTIEVKITEIDKQGRVNASHRALEE from the coding sequence ATGTCTCAAGAAAAGAAAGTTTTTAAAACTGAATGGGCAGGAAGATCTTTAACGATTGAAACAGGGCAATTAGCTAAACAAGCAAATGGCGCTGTATTGGTTCGTTATGGAGATACAGTCGTGTTATCGACGGCAACTGCATCAAAAGAACCTCGTGATGGAGATTTCTTCCCATTAACAGTGAACTATGAAGAAAAAATGTACGCTGCGGGTAAAATTCCTGGTGGATTTAAAAAGAGAGAAGGACGTCCTGGTGACGATGCAACATTAACTGCGCGATTAATTGATAGACCAATTAGACCTTTATTCCCTAAAGGATATAAGCATGATGTTCAAATTATGAACATGGTATTAAGTGCAGATCCTGATTGTTCACCACAAATGGCTGCAATGATTGGTTCATCTATGGCGCTTAGTGTGTCGGATATTCCATTCCAAGGGCCAATCGCCGGTGTAAATGTGGGTTATATTGACGGTAAATATATCATTAACCCAACAGTAGAAGAAAAAGAAGTTTCTCGTTTAGACCTTGAAGTAGCTGGTCATAAAGATGCGGTAAACATGGTAGAGGCAGGCGCTAGTGAGATTACTGAACAAGAAATGTTAGAGGCGATTTTCTTTGGTCATGAAGAGATTCAACGTTTAGTTGATTTCCAACAACAAATCGTCGACCACATTCAACCTGTTAAACAAGAATTTATTCCAGCAGAGCGTGATGAAGCGCTAGTTGAACGTGTAAAATCTTTAACCGAAGAAAAAGGACTTAAAGAAACAGTTTTAACATTTGATAAACAACAACGAGATGAAAATCTTGATAACTTAAAAGAAGAAATCGTCAATGAATTTATCGATGAAGAAGATCCAGAGAATGAATTACTTATTAAAGAAGTTTATGCAATTTTAAATGAATTAGTGAAAGAAGAAGTTCGACGTTTAATTGCAGATGAAAAAATTAGACCAGACGGCCGTAAACCTGATGAAATCCGTCCATTAGATTCTGAAGTTGGTATTTTACCTAGAACGCATGGTTCAGGTCTATTTACACGTGGTCAGACTCAAGCACTTTCAGTTTTAACATTAGGTGCTTTAGGCGATTATCAATTAATTGATGGTTTAGGACCTGAAGAAGAAAAAAGATTCATGCATCATTACAACTTCCCGAATTTTTCAGTAGGTGAAACTGGTCCAGTACGTGCGCCAGGTCGTCGTGAAATTGGACATGGTGCGTTAGGTGAAAGAGCATTAAAATATATTATTCCTGATACTGCTGATTTCCCATATACAATTCGTATTGTAAGTGAGGTACTTGAATCAAATGGTTCATCATCTCAAGCGTCAATTTGTGGATCAACATTAGCATTAATGGATGCGGGCGTACCGATTAAAGCACCAGTTGCTGGTATTGCTATGGGCCTTGTTACACGTGAAGATAGCTATACGATTTTAACTGATATCCAAGGTATGGAAGATGCATTAGGTGATATGGACTTTAAAGTCGCTGGTACTAAAGAAGGTATTACAGCAATCCAAATGGATATTAAAATTGACGGTTTAACGCGTGAAATTATCGAAGAGGCTCTAGAACAAGCGAGACGTGGTCGTTTAGAAATAATGAATCATATGTTACAAACAATTGATCAACCACGTACTGAATTAAGTGCTTACGCGCCAAAAGTTGTAACTATGACAATTAAACCAGATAAGATTAGAGATGTTATCGGACCTGGTGGTAAAAAAATTAACGAAATTATTGATGAAACAGGTGTTAAATTAGATATTGAACAAGATGGTACTATCTTTATTGGTGCTGTTGATCAAGCTATGATAAATCGTGCTCGTGAAATCATTGAGGAAATTACACGTGAAGCGGAAGTAGGTCAAACTTATCAAGCCACTGTTAAACGTATTGAAAAATACGGTGCGTTTGTAGGCCTATTCCCAGGTAAAGATGCGTTGCTTCACATTTCACAAATTTCAAAAAATAGAATTGAAAAAGTGGAAGATGTATTAAAAATCGGTGACACAATTGAAGTTAAGATTACTGAAATTGATAAACAAGGTCGAGTAAATGCTTCACATAGAGCATTAGAAGAATAA
- the rnjB gene encoding ribonuclease J2, which produces MSLIKKKNKDIRIIPLGGVGEIAKNMYIVEVDDEMFMLDAGLMFPEDEMLGIDIVIPDISYVLENKDKLKGIFLTHGHEHAIGAVSYVLEQLDAPVYGSKLTIALIKENMKARNIDKKVRYYTVNNDSIMRFKNVNISFFNTTHSIPDSLGVCIHTSYGAIVYTGEFKFDQSLHGHYAPDIKRMAEIGEEGVFVLISDSTEAEKPGYNTPENVIEHHMYDAFAKVRGRLIVSCYASNFIRIQQVLNIASKLNRKVSFLGRSLESSFNIARKMGYFDIPKDLLIPITEVDNYPKNEVIIIATGMQGEPVEALSQMAQHKHKIMNIEEGDSVFLAITASANMEVIIANTLNELVRAGAHIIPNNKKIHASSHGCMEELKMMINIMKPEYFIPVQGEFKMQIAHAKLAAEAGVAPEKIFLVEKGDVINYNGKDMILNEKVNSGNILIDGIGIGDVGNIVLRDRHLLAEDGIFIAVVTLDPKNRRIAAGPEIQSRGFVYVRESEDLLREAEEKVREIVEAGLQEKRIEWSEIKQNMRDQISKLLFESTKRRPMIIPVISEI; this is translated from the coding sequence TTGAGTTTAATAAAGAAAAAGAATAAAGATATTCGCATTATACCATTAGGCGGTGTTGGCGAAATTGCTAAAAATATGTATATCGTTGAAGTAGACGATGAAATGTTTATGTTAGATGCTGGACTTATGTTTCCAGAAGACGAAATGCTAGGTATTGATATTGTTATACCAGACATTTCATACGTACTTGAAAATAAAGATAAATTGAAGGGTATATTCCTTACACACGGACATGAGCACGCGATTGGTGCAGTGAGTTATGTTTTAGAACAATTAGATGCACCAGTATATGGATCTAAATTGACAATAGCGTTAATTAAAGAAAATATGAAAGCCCGTAATATTGATAAAAAAGTTCGCTACTATACAGTTAATAATGATTCAATTATGAGATTCAAAAACGTGAATATTAGTTTCTTTAATACGACACACAGTATTCCTGATAGTTTAGGTGTTTGTATTCACACTTCATATGGTGCCATTGTGTATACAGGTGAATTTAAGTTTGACCAAAGTTTACATGGACATTATGCACCAGATATTAAACGTATGGCAGAGATTGGTGAAGAAGGCGTATTTGTCTTAATCAGTGATTCTACTGAGGCAGAGAAACCTGGATATAATACTCCGGAAAATGTGATTGAACATCATATGTATGATGCTTTTGCAAAAGTGCGAGGTCGCTTGATAGTTTCATGTTATGCTTCGAACTTTATACGTATTCAGCAAGTTTTAAATATTGCTAGCAAGCTAAATCGTAAAGTGTCATTTTTAGGAAGATCACTTGAAAGTTCATTTAATATTGCTCGTAAAATGGGGTATTTCGACATTCCTAAAGATTTGCTAATTCCTATAACAGAAGTTGATAATTATCCTAAAAATGAAGTGATAATTATAGCTACTGGTATGCAAGGAGAACCTGTAGAAGCCTTAAGTCAAATGGCGCAACATAAGCATAAAATTATGAATATCGAAGAAGGCGATTCTGTATTTTTAGCAATTACGGCTTCTGCTAATATGGAAGTTATCATTGCGAATACATTAAATGAGCTTGTACGTGCTGGCGCACATATTATTCCAAATAACAAAAAGATTCATGCTTCAAGTCATGGTTGCATGGAAGAATTAAAAATGATGATTAATATTATGAAACCTGAATACTTTATTCCTGTACAAGGTGAATTTAAAATGCAGATAGCACATGCGAAGCTAGCAGCTGAAGCAGGTGTTGCACCAGAAAAGATTTTCCTTGTGGAAAAAGGAGATGTCATTAATTACAACGGTAAAGATATGATATTAAATGAAAAGGTAAATTCAGGAAATATTTTAATAGATGGCATTGGTATTGGGGATGTAGGAAATATCGTGTTGAGAGACCGTCATCTTTTAGCAGAAGATGGTATCTTTATTGCTGTTGTAACGTTAGATCCTAAAAATAGACGTATAGCTGCGGGACCTGAAATTCAATCTCGTGGGTTTGTATATGTACGTGAAAGTGAAGACTTATTACGTGAAGCAGAAGAGAAAGTACGTGAAATAGTAGAGGCTGGTTTACAAGAAAAACGCATAGAATGGTCTGAAATTAAACAAAATATGCGTGATCAAATTAGTAAACTATTATTCGAAAGTACAAAACGTCGTCCTATGATTATTCCAGTAATTTCTGAAATTTAA
- a CDS encoding DNA translocase FtsK yields the protein MAQAKKKSTAKKKTTSKKRTNSRKKKNDNPIRYVIAILVVVLMVLGVFQLGIIGRLIDSFFNYLFGYSRYLTYILVLLATGFITYSKRIPKTRRTAGSIVLQIALLFVSQLVFHFNSGIKAEREPVLSYVYQSYQHSHFPNFGGGVLGFYLLELSVPLISLFGVCIITILLLCSSVILLTNHQHREVAKVALENIKAWFGSFNEKMSERNQEKQLKREEKARLKEEQKARQNEQPQIKDVSDFTEVPQERDIPIYGHTENESKSQSQPSRKKRVFDAENSSNNIVNHHQADQQEQLTEQTHNSVESENTIEEAGEVTNVSYVVPPLTLLNQPAKQKATSKAEVQRKGQVLENTLKDFGVNAKVTQIKIGPAVTQYEIQPAQGVKVSKIVNLHNDIALALAAKDVRIEAPIPGRSAVGIEVPNEKISLVSLKEVLDEKFPSNNKLEVGLGRDISGDPITVPLNEMPHLLVAGSTGSGKSVCINGIITSILLNAKPHEVKLMLIDPKMVELNVYNGIPHLLIPVVTNPHKAAQALEKIVAEMERRYDLFQHSSTRNIKGYNELIRKQNQELDEKQPELPYIVVIVDELADLMMVAGKEVENAIQRITQMARAAGIHLIVATQRPSVDVITGIIKNNIPSRIAFAVSSQTDSRTIIGTGGAEKLLGKGDMLYVGNGDSSQTRIQGAFLSDQEVQDVVNYVVEQQQANYVKEMEPDAPVDKSEMKSEDALYDEAYLFVVEQQKASTSLLQRQFRIGYNRASRLMDDLERNQVIGPQKGSKPRQVLIDLNNDEV from the coding sequence TTGGCACAAGCAAAAAAGAAATCGACAGCTAAGAAAAAAACAACATCAAAAAAAAGAACAAATTCGAGGAAAAAGAAGAATGATAATCCGATACGTTATGTCATAGCTATTTTAGTAGTTGTATTAATGGTGTTGGGTGTTTTCCAATTAGGAATAATAGGTCGTCTAATTGACAGCTTCTTTAATTATTTATTTGGGTACAGTAGATATTTAACATATATTTTAGTACTCTTAGCAACTGGTTTTATTACATACTCTAAACGTATTCCTAAAACTAGACGAACGGCTGGTTCGATTGTATTGCAAATTGCATTGCTATTTGTATCACAGTTAGTTTTTCATTTTAATAGTGGTATCAAAGCTGAAAGAGAACCTGTACTTTCTTATGTGTATCAGTCATACCAACACAGTCATTTCCCAAATTTTGGTGGCGGTGTATTAGGCTTTTATTTATTAGAGTTAAGCGTACCTTTAATTTCATTATTTGGTGTATGTATTATTACTATTTTATTATTATGCTCAAGTGTTATTTTATTAACAAACCATCAACATCGTGAAGTTGCAAAAGTTGCACTGGAAAATATAAAAGCTTGGTTTGGTTCATTTAATGAAAAAATGTCGGAAAGAAACCAAGAAAAACAATTGAAGCGTGAAGAAAAAGCAAGACTTAAAGAAGAACAAAAGGCACGTCAAAATGAACAGCCACAAATAAAAGATGTGAGTGATTTTACGGAAGTGCCTCAAGAAAGAGATATTCCAATTTATGGGCATACTGAAAATGAAAGTAAAAGCCAGAGTCAACCAAGTCGAAAAAAACGAGTGTTTGATGCAGAGAATAGTTCGAATAACATCGTAAATCATCATCAAGCAGATCAGCAAGAACAATTAACAGAACAAACTCATAACAGTGTTGAAAGTGAAAACACTATTGAAGAAGCTGGTGAAGTTACGAATGTATCGTATGTTGTTCCACCGTTAACTTTACTTAATCAACCTGCAAAACAAAAAGCAACATCTAAAGCTGAAGTGCAACGTAAAGGACAAGTACTAGAGAATACATTAAAAGATTTTGGGGTAAATGCAAAAGTGACACAAATTAAAATTGGTCCTGCAGTAACTCAATATGAAATTCAACCAGCTCAAGGGGTTAAAGTGAGTAAAATTGTAAACTTGCATAATGATATTGCATTAGCTTTAGCAGCAAAAGATGTTAGAATCGAAGCGCCAATACCTGGTCGTTCTGCAGTAGGTATTGAAGTGCCAAATGAGAAAATTTCATTAGTTTCACTAAAAGAAGTTTTAGATGAAAAATTCCCGTCTAATAATAAACTAGAAGTTGGATTAGGAAGAGATATATCAGGTGATCCAATTACTGTTCCACTAAATGAAATGCCACACTTATTGGTGGCAGGATCGACGGGTAGTGGTAAATCTGTTTGTATAAATGGTATTATTACAAGTATTTTATTAAATGCTAAGCCGCATGAAGTTAAACTTATGTTAATCGATCCGAAAATGGTTGAACTAAATGTTTATAACGGAATTCCACACTTATTAATTCCGGTTGTTACAAATCCTCATAAAGCTGCTCAAGCTTTAGAAAAAATTGTAGCTGAGATGGAAAGACGTTATGATTTATTCCAACATTCATCAACTAGAAACATTAAAGGTTATAACGAATTAATCCGTAAGCAAAATCAAGAATTAGATGAGAAGCAACCAGAATTACCTTATATCGTTGTTATTGTAGATGAGCTTGCAGATTTAATGATGGTAGCTGGTAAAGAAGTTGAAAATGCGATTCAACGTATTACACAAATGGCACGTGCAGCAGGTATACATTTAATTGTAGCGACACAAAGACCTTCTGTGGATGTAATTACAGGTATCATTAAAAATAATATTCCATCTAGAATAGCTTTTGCTGTGAGTTCTCAAACAGATTCAAGAACTATTATTGGTACTGGCGGCGCAGAAAAGTTACTTGGTAAAGGTGACATGTTATACGTTGGAAATGGTGACTCATCACAAACACGTATTCAAGGGGCGTTTTTAAGTGACCAAGAGGTGCAAGATGTTGTAAATTATGTAGTAGAACAACAACAGGCAAATTATGTAAAAGAAATGGAACCAGATGCACCAGTGGATAAATCGGAAATGAAAAGTGAAGATGCTTTATATGATGAAGCGTATTTGTTTGTTGTTGAACAACAAAAGGCAAGTACATCATTGTTACAACGCCAATTTAGAATTGGTTATAATAGAGCATCTAGGTTGATGGATGATTTAGAACGCAATCAGGTAATCGGTCCACAAAAAGGAAGCAAGCCTAGACAAGTTTTAATAGATCTTAATAATGACGAGGTGTAA